The DNA segment AGCCCTCGCCCAGCTCACGCGCGTACATCCCGACTCGCGCGGCGGCGAACACGAGCTTGCGGCCCGCGAACGCGCCCTCGACAGGGCGGACGACGACGTAGTCGATGTCGGCGCCGACGGCAGCGGCGAGGTTGCTGGGCAGTGTCCAGGGCGTCGTGGTCCAGACGACCAGCTCGGCGCCCGCCAGGTCACCGGGACCGTCGACGAGCGGGAACGTCACGGTGAGCGCGGGGTCCTGGCGCATCGCGTAGACGTCGTCGTCCATGCGGAGCTCGTGGTTGGACAGCGGCGTCTCGTCGCGCCAGCAGTACGGCAGCACGCGGAAGCCCTCGTACGCGAGGCCCTTGTCGTACAGCGTCTTGAAGCCCCAGATGACGGACTCCATGAAGGTCACGTCGAGCGTCTTGTAGTCGTTCTCGAAGTCGACCCAGCGGGCCTGGCGGGTGACGTACTCCTCCCACTCCTTCGTGTACTTCAGCACCGAGGTCTTGCAGGCGTCGTTGAACTGGGCGATGCCCATCTCCTCGATCTGCGACTTGTCGGTGATGCCAAGGATGCGCTCGGCCTCGAGCTCCGCGGGAAGGCCATGGGTGTCCCAGCCGAAGCGACGCTCGACCTTCTTGCCGCGCATCGTCTCGAAGCGGGGCACGACGTCCTTGACGTAGCCCGTGAGGAGGTGGCCGTAGTGCGGCAGGCCGTTGGCGAACGGCGGGCCGTCGTAGAAGACGAACTCCTCCGCGTCGGCTCGGTTGTCGATCGACGCCTGGAAGGTGCCGTCCTCCTTCCAGTACGCGAGCACGTCCTCCTCGATGGAGGGGAAGCTCGGCGAGGCGGGGACCTCGGCGTCGGGACGGTGGAGCGGATAGCGGGCGTCGGCCATGTGGAGGCTGTCCTTCGGTGGTGCGTCTGGCGGTGCGTCGACTCGGGGGCCGTGGGGCTGGCTGCCTCAGGGCCGCTCTGCGAGGACGCTCGGGGCCGGCCGTGACCGGTCCGCTCGCGCGGTACCACCTCGCTTGCCACTCTCCCCTGCCGTGCAGGCGGATCGCGGCCGCTCGTGCCCCGCTTCCACGGGACGGACGCTGTGACGGGCTGCCCGTGCGGTTCTACTCCCCGATACTCATGCCACGGGTTTCTTCCGCAAGCTCGCCGGTGATGGCCGGGTCGACGCTGGTGGGTCAAGTGTAGCGGGCGAGCCTTCGCCCGGGCACCGGGTGATGTGAGACGCATCACCGGGTACTCGACACGCGTCGCCTGGAATATCTACGCTGGAGTCACTGGTTGCACCTATCTCAGGATCCACGCGATCCGGCCGGGCGGCGTTGCCCTTCACGCGCCGCCCCCGTCGCCAGCGGGTCAGGCGCTCGTCCCCTTGCCTTCGTCCCCGCATTGGAAGCCCTGAATTGTCCTCGAACACCCGCACCCTGGAGCTGCCCGGGCTCGACGCGCTCCTCGCGCACGCGCCCGACGCGCGGCCCGGCCCCGCCGGGCCCCACGAGCACGAGCCCACGACCGCAGCGATCCCCGTCCTCGGGGGCACCGAGGCCGTCGTCATCGACGAGCCCGAGCGTGCCCACCGCTCGCTCGCGGCGCTCACGCTGTCCCCCCGCCGCGCGAAGCTCGCGCTGCTCGTCCTCGCCGCCGGCGCCTTCGCGACCGGCGCCAACGAGGCGTCGATCATCGCGCTCAGCCCCGCGATCGCGAGCGGCCTCGGCGTGCCCGTCGCGCAGGTCGGCCTGCTCGCGACCGCCTTCGCGCTCACGGTCGTGATCGCGGCGGTGCCGCTCACGCTGCTGACCGCACGGCTCGCGCCCCGCACGACGCTCACGGCCACGCTCGCGCTGTGGACCACGGGCGTGACGATCGCCGCGACCGCGGGCACCTTCGTGCAGCTGGCCGGCGGGCGCATCGTCTCCGCCGCCGCCCACGCCCTGTTCTGGGCGCTCGTCGCGCCCACGGCGGCCAACCTCTTCGCCCCGCACCTGCGGGCCATGACGGTGACCCGCATCATGGTCGGCGGCGCCGCCGCGGGCGTCATCGGCACGCCTCTGGTGACGATCGCGGGAGAGCGAATCGGCTGGCAGGCGCCGTACTGGGCGTTCGCGGCGATCGGAGTCGTCCTTGCCATCGCGCTCGCGCTCACGCTCCCCGGCCCGGTGAAGGATGACTCCGCCGAGCCGGACGACGAGCCCCCCGCCGCCGAGCACACGCGCGGAGACGTCCCGTCGATGGCTCACTTCCTCCGCGTCCTCGCGGTGACCTTCACCGTCCAGGTCGCCATGTCCTCGACCTGGACGTACATCGCGTCCTACTTCGGCGAGGTGGCAGGCATGCCGTCGTCCACGCTGCCCGCGCTCTTCGCGCTCGGCGGGGTGATCGGCGTGGCCTCCACGCTCGCGATCGGCCCCCTGCTCGCGCGCCGCGCGGTCCACAGCGTCGGGCTCGGCATCATCGGCATCGGCCTGGCCTGGGTGCTGCTCGCCACCGGCACGGTCTGGGGAGCGGTCGGCGGCCAGATCTTCCAGGCCGCAGGTTGGGCCGTGCTGGTCGCCGCGCTGCTCAACTGGGCGATGCGCCACACCCCCTGGCGCACCGACGTCGGGGCCAGCACGTTCATGGTCACCGCGAACTCCGGCGCGGCGCTCGGCCCGGTCCTCGGCGGCATCGTCCTCGCGTCGATGGGCCTCGCCGCCCTGCCGCTGCTCTCTCTCGTGCTCACCGGCGTCGCCGCGACCATCATCGCCACCGTCGACCCCAAGGTGCTGCGCCGGCTCGGCGTCGCGCGCAGCGTCCGCACCGCGCTCGAGCGCAGCCAGCAGCTGCGCGCCAAGCGCGAGGAGTGGTCGCGCCGCACCGGCAGCACCGCGCCGCGACCCGTCGCCGCGGCCTGGGCCGTCGGCCAGAATGCCGCCCGCCACGCGGGCCAGGGCGCGCGCACGCTCACCCAGGGCGCGGTCGCGGCCTCCCGTGCCACCGCGAACGCCACGGCGAAGGCCGGCGTCAAGGCGGGCGAGGCAACCAGGTCGGCCGCCTACCTCCACATCGCCTCGCTCCAGGCGCTCGATCCCTACCGCGAGGATCCGTACGGCAACCGCCCGTACGGCAACGACCCCTACGACGGGGAACCGTTCCGCGACGAGTCCTGAGCGACTGCGCGGCCCCGAAGCCGGGACCTTCCGCTTCGACATCAGGCGGCCTGGAACCGTACGATCAATTGCCGCGTTTCCTGCGCGGATACCCCACCCCGGCGAGGCCCCGACCTCGGCGTCCACATCCCCTGACCCACCCCCGGCATCGTCCCTTGATGCTGCCCCGAGACCCGTCGAGGTTCACCGCCGTTGTCCGCCACGACCCGCACTCTGGAGATGGCCGCGCTCGATGAGCTGCTGCACTCCGACGAGCCTGCGCACCCGGCGGCGACGGAGGCCTACGACCCCGAGCCGACCACGGTCGCGATCCCCGTCACGGGAGTGATCGACGCGGTCGTCGTGGACGAGCCGGAGCCTGGAGCCCGCTCCCTCGCAGCGCTGACCCTGTCCCCTCGGCGGGCCAAGACCGCGCTCATGGTGCTCGCGGGCGCGGCTTTCGCCGCGGGCGTGAACGAGGGCGCGATCGTCGCGCTCACGCCCGCGATCGCGGACGACCTCGGCATCGCCGTCGCTCAGGTCGGACTGCTCGCCACCGCCTTCGCGCTCACGGTCGTGGTCGCCGCCGTGCCCCTGACGATGCTGGCCGGGCGGCTCTCGAAGCGCACGACGCTGACCGCGACGTTCGCGGTGTGGACCACGGGCGTCGTGATCGCCGCGACGGCGCACTCGTTCGCGCAGCTCGCCGCAGGCCGCATGGTGACCGCCGCGGCGCACGGACTCTTCTGGGGCGTCGTCGCGCCCACGGCCGCGAGCCTCTTCGCGCCTCACCTGCGCGCGATGACCGTGACGCGCGTGATGGTCGGCGCGTCCGTCGCGGGCGTCATCGGCACGCCGCTCGTCACCGTGGTCGGCGAGACCGTCGGCTGGCATGAGCCGTTCTGGGCGCTCGCCGTGCTCGGGCTCGCGCTCGTCGTCGCGCTCCCGCTGGTCCTGCCCGGCCCCGTCAAGGACGAGCACGAGGACGACGACGAGGGCGTGGACCCGCCCCCGGTCCACCACACGATCGGTGACGTGCCGTCGCTCAAGCACTTCCTGAGAGTCCTCGTCGTCACGTTCGGCATGCAGATCGGCATGGCGATCACGTGGACGTACATCGTCGCCTACTACACCGGGGCCGCGGGCCTGCCTCCCGGCGCGGTGCCACTGCTGTTCTCTCTCGGCGGGATGGTCGGGGTCGCCGCGACGCTGCTCATCAGCCCGTTCCTCGCCCGGCACGCGGTGCAGACGGTCGGCCTCGGCATCCTCGGCGTCGTGCTCGCGTACGTTCTGTACGCGCTCGCGCAGCCCTGGTCGGCGGTGCTCGGGCAGGTCTCCGTGTCCGCGGGCTGGGCCGTACTGGTCGCGGGGCTGCTGAACTGGGCGATGCGTCACACGCCCTGGCGCACCGACATCGGCTCGAGCCTGTACATGGTTACCGCAAACGTCGGAGCGGCGGTCGGCCCGCTCATCGGCGCCGTCATCGTCTCGACGTTCGGCATCCGCTGGCTGCCGATCGTGTCGCTTGCCTTCTCCGGGGCCGCGCTGGTCGCGCTCGCCACGGTCGACGCCCAGGTGGTCGCGCGCCTCGCGGTGCCGCGCCAGGTGCGCATGGCGCTCGAGAGGCAGCAGGAGCTGCGGGACAAGCGCCGCGAGTGGCGCCGCCGCACCGAGGCGCCCACGCATCGTCCCGTCGCCGCGCAGTGGGCGGTCGGCCAGCACGCCGCCGAGCAGCCCGGGGCGGAGCGCCGCTCCAAGATGGCGTCCGCCTGGAACCGCCCGCTCGTCGGGGCCCGCCTCGCACGACCCACCCCGCATTGGCCGTCCGCGCGCACGGCGCGCGTCGGCAGGCGGTCCACGGTCGAGCAGAAGCGCGCGCTCGCGCAGGCCGCGGCGCTCTCCGCCCAGCAGGAGGCCATCGCGGCGGAGGCGGTGCGCCTGGCCGCGGAGGAGCACGTCGCCGCGTCCGACGCGGTGCTCGCCGAGCACGCGCCCGCCCCCGGGGACCACGATTCGCAGGCCGACGCGGTGCAGGCGCCGGAGATGACTCCCGGAGAGGCGAAGGCCGAGTCCTACGCCGAGTCCTATGCCGAGGAGCAGATCGCGGCCCTCCAGGCCCTGGACCCCTACCGCAGCGAGGACTGACGCGGCCTACTCTCGTCCCATGAGCTCTCGGGGCGGGCGCGGCGTGGGACTCGCGGACGCGCTGTCGTTCGCGCGTGTCCCGCTCGGAGTCGCGCTCGCCGCCGCGGCGATCGCCGCACCGCAGGCCCAGACGATGCTGGTCACCCTCTTCGCGCTCGGCGTCGCCACGGACGCCCTGGACGGCTGGTGGGCGCGCCGCTCCGGGACGGCCTCGGACCGCGGCGCGAGGCTCGACAGCCTCGCCGACGCGGTCTTCACGGTCGCGACGGTCGTCGCGCTGCTCGTCGCCGTGTCATGGCCGATCGCACCCTGGGTCTGGTGGGCGGTCGTCGCGGTCACGGCCGCCAGGCTCGCGGTCGTCGCCGCGACCTGGACCCGCTTCCGCGTCGTCTCGATCATCCACACGCGCCTCAACAGGGCGACGGGCGTCGCGGTCGCGATCGCCGCGGGCGCGGCCCTCGCCACGGGGACGATGCCGGTGTGGGCGCTCGTGGTCGCGGGCCTCGTGTCGGTGGCGGCCTCGACCGAGGAGCTCGGGATCGTGCGCACAGCCGAGACGTACGACCGCGACACGCGGTCGTGGCGGGACCTGCGCGCGCCTCACGTCTCCGAGGATTCGGCGTAGCGTCGAGGCATGTCACAGCTGCAGCGCATCGCCGACGACCTCTACGACCACGCTACGTCGAGCAACCCCACAGGGCTGCTGTGGGACGGCAAGCTCGACCACCTGAGCGAGTGGACCGACGTCTCGCCTGAGGCCCGTGCGGAGAGTTCCCGGCGCTACGACGAGATCGCGAGCGCCGCCGAGGCACTCGAGATCGACGACGATCCGGCGCAGCGCGCGCTGCGCGACGTGGTGGCCACCACCGCACGCAGCAACGCCCTCCTCGCGATCTGGGAGCCCGAGCTGCTGTCCGTCACTCCGCGCATGGGGGTGCTCGAGGACATCATGTCCTTCGCCACGATGTTCCCGCTGGCGACCGCCGCGCACGGCGAGGACTATCTCACCAAGCTCACGCGCATGCCCGCGATGCTCGACCAGCTCATGGACGTCGCCGAGGCCGCCGCGGACGAGGGCCGCGTCGCGCTGCGCAGCCACCTGATCGGCACGGCGGAGACCGCGGAGACCTACCTCGCCACTCAGGCGGGTCCCGCGGAGCGGCTGTGCGGCCAGGCCCCGCCCACCGAGCTCGACGCGGCGCAGGCCGATGCCTGGCGCGAGCGCCTCGTGGCGATCGTGCGCGACGAGGTGCGCCCCGGCCTCGCCGCCTACGCCGCACGCCTCCGGGCGCTCGCGGAGCGCGGCCGCCCCGACGACAGGCCCGGCCTGTGCCACCTCGACGGAGGGCTCGACGTCTACCGCAAGCAGATCTGGGGGACCCTGCTCCTGGACCGCACTCCCGACGAGTTGCACGCGCTCGGCCTCGCGCAGGTCGCGCGGCTCGAGCAGGAGTACCGCGAGCTCGCGGGGCCTCTCGTGGGCACGGACGACGTCGCCGAGATCTACGCGCGGCTGCGCGACGACCCGTCGCTGCGCTACTCGTCCGCGGAGACGCTGATCGCCGATGCGACCGAGGCGCTCGCGCGCGCGGACGCGGCCTCGCACGAGTGGTTCCACACGCTGCCGCAGTCTCGCTGCACCGCGAACGCCACCGACTTCGGCGCGATGGGCTACTACTCCGCCCCGGACCCCGAGACCGGCAAGCAGCCGGCGTTCTACGTCAAGACCTCTGACCCGTCGGCATGGTCGACGTACGAGCTCGAGGGGCTGACGTTCCACGAGGCCGTACCCGGCCACCATCTCCAGGTCGCGCTCGCGGCAGAGGACGAGTCGCTGCACCGTGTGCAGCGGGAGTTCTTCAACACCGCGTACGTCGAGGGCTGGGCGCTGTACGCCGAGCGCCTCGCGGACGAGATGGGGCTGTACTCCACGCCTATGTCACGCGTCGGGATGCTGCTCAACGACTCGATGCGCGCGTGCCGGCTCGTCGTCGACACCGGGCTGCACGCGTTCGGCTGGACCCGCGAGCAGGCGATCCAGTACATGGTGGATCACTCGCCGATCGACCGCGCGCACGTCGAGCAGGAGGTGGATCGCTACATCGCGCTGCCCGGGCAGGCGCTCGCCTACATGGTCGGGCGGCTCGAGATCCAGGCGATCCGCGCGGAGGCGGAGAAGGCCGCGGACTTCGACATCCGTGACTTCCACGACCGGGTGCTGCGCTACGGCGCGGTGCCGCTCACGACCCTGCGGACGCAGGTGCTCGAGGGCTGAGCCGAGCAAGAGGTACCCCGCTCGCGGGTGATCGACGCGAGGACTCGGCCAGCCTGAGGGCCGAGCCGAGCCGGAGGAGCCTCCTAGGCGTGCGCGTCGGCGGTCTCCGGCTGCTCCGCTGCCTCGTCCTCGTGGTGCTCGCCCGCGACGTACGGGAAGGCCGACACGTTGAGCAGGGTCGGCTTGGTGCCGGGGCGGTACTCGGCGGCCTTCGCGAAGCGCTCGATGAGCTCGTTGACGAGCGCCTGCACCTCGCCACGCTCCTCGTCGTCGAAGTAGCCGATGTTGCGGCTGATGCGGGTGAAGTCACCCACCCAGTCGAAGCCCTCGCTCGAGATGTACCGCGAGGCGTCGGCCGCAAGCATGCGGTTGAGGCCCTCGATGCCGGCGACGAACTCGGCCGGGCCGAGCGTGCCGAGATCCTGGCGCGAGATGAGGCTCTCCTGCTCGTTGGCGCGGAAGTACCGCTCGATCGCACCGCCACGACGCTCCTCGCGCGTCACCTCGATGATGCCGCCGTCGAGCAGCTCCGCGACAGCGCGGTAGAGGGAGGCCTGGGGGACGTCATCGAGCACCTTCGCGAGCTGCTTGACGTTCATCTCGGACTGGGCGAGCACGAGCGACACGCGGATGCGGACGGGGTGCAGGAGAAGGCGAGAGCGTCGAGGATCCATATCAATCATTCTACTGTCTGGTAAACGCGAATTCGAGCCTATCGGTCACTCGATGCCGCACAGTTTGCTGAGAATACCGCTGGTCCGGGCCCGAATGTGCCAGTTTCGCCGGGTTTGTCCGCGCCCGATTGTGACATTATCAATATGGGAATATCGAACCGGGTCGACATTCCTGCAATTGATACTACCCGCCTTCTGCGGATTCGTCCGCTATCGGATCCGGCCCAGTCCCGGCACGAATTTCCCGGTCCTCGAGGCGTAGTCCGCGTAGCCGTCGTACTCCCTCAGCAGATACGACTCCTCGAGCCGTGTCTTGAACTCGAAGAAGACCGCGAGCGCCCCCACAAGCGCCCACACCACGACCTCACCGCGCGCGATCGCGACGCCCGCGCAGATCACCACGACCGCGGTGTACAGCGGGTGTCGCATCCACCGGTACAGCCCCTTGGCGATGAGCCCCGTGCCGTTCGGCGTCGGCAGCGGCGTGAGCGCGCGCCCGAGGTGGTAGCCCGACACCGCGAGCCCGACGCTTCCCACCACGACGACCGCGAGCCCTGCGAGCGGCGCGCCCGGCACATCGGGGCTCCACGATCCAGGCCAGAACCCCACACCGAGGAACAGCAGCGCCTGCACGCCGACCAGTGCCCAGTCGATGCGAGCCTGACGATCGAGCAGTTTCATGCGCCCAGGGACCAGTCGCCCCTTGCCTGCGGCGTCCGACACCTCGTCCTCCTTGCTGCTGATCCAGCCGTCCACGCGCTCCCACCAGTCGAAGAGCCACGTGGTGCGCTCCTCCGCGTCGGCGGGGATCTCTTCGGGCATCGCGGTCCAGCCCTTCATGGTGATGCGCTTGTCGATCGGCAGCTCACGCCAGACGTCCTTGATCGTCGACAGGTCCTCGAGGCCGGTGTGCGCCACGACGATCACGGCGGCGTCGGGGCTGGCCTCCATCGCCGCCATCACTCCCCCGACGTGGGGCGGCATCACGTTGGGCATCGCCTCGGCCCGGTCGGCGAGCGCGTCGTGACCGGCCGCGCGCAGCGACCGGATCCGGGACTCGCGCCGGCGCGAGGTCACGTTCGCGCCCTCGGGGAAGATCAGCACCGCGTCGTCATCGTCCATGCCCGCGGCGAGCTGCCCGACCGCCTCCGAGCCGCCCGGCGACCCCGCGCGGCGGTGGCGCCGCGGCGTCACGAACCTCGACGGGATGCGATGCAGCAGCACGTCGATCGCGGGGTCCCACTGGAGCGTGTCCTTGAGCACGATCATGGGGTCGCGCGAGTAGTGGTTGAGGAGCGCCTCGACGATCACGAACGAGTCACCTGGACCCGCGTGTCGGCTCACGACGATGACCGGCCGACCCTCGGCGGCGCCGTACAGGTCCTCGTCCTCGTGGACGATCTCGAGCCGCAGCGTCCACCGCACCTGCCAGAACAGCAGCGCGAGGAGACGGCTCGTGAGCGTGTAGTGCGCCTGCTGGAAGCCCGGCCGCTTGAGGAGCAGTCCGAAGCCAGATCCCACCCACAGCAGGAACAGGCACACGAGCGCGAAGGCCTCCCACATCAGGTAGAACACCGCCATCGCGAACACGCGCGTGAGCCGCAGCCGGCCCGGAAGCGCCCAACTCACGACACCCGCGACCACCGCGAGCAGGATCACGGTGACGGGCAGTACCGCGATCGCCACGAACACGAGCGCGGGGGCGATGACCATGCGGCGCACCCAGATCGGGGGCAGGCGGAAGCGTCCGGCGGCACTCATGCGAGCATCCTCCCGTGCCTCAGCGCTCGCCGTCGAGCGCCAGGTAGGCGGCCGATGCCTCGTAGGCGGCCGCGATGCGCGCGTGGGTGGCGTCCATGCGCCGGTACGAGCCCGGCTTGGAGTCCAGCGGGTGCGGTCCGCCGTAGGGAAGGACGTGCACGGTGACCCCGTCGGGGATCTGCGCCCGCTCGCGCGCGAAGCGGTGCCTGCGCGCGATCTCGAACGACACCTTCGCGACATCCGACGGCCTGCGAGGCGCGGTGAGCGGCTCCTCGATGCGGCCCACCTGGAGCACGTACACCTGGGTCGCGCCGCGTGCGATCGCCTCGCCCAGCGGGATCGAGTTGACGAGCCCGCCGTCCACGTAGTGCTCGCCGTTCAGGTACGTCGGCGGCAGCGCCGCGGGCACCGAGGCCGAGGCGAGCACCGCGCTGATCAGCGGCCCCGAGTCGAACCACTGCTCCGCCGCACGCTCGATGCTCGCGGCACACACCGCGAGCGGGATCTCGAGGTCCTCGAAACGGGCGTCTTCGCCGACCATCGCGGCGATCAGCTCGCGCAGCGGCTCGGGATCGTTGAGGTGGATGCGGGACGTCGCGAGCCGCTGGAGCTGGCGCGCCCACGAGTCGCCGTAGACGGCCGACGCCGCGGGCGAGCCCCACGCGTCCGTGAGTCGCTCGATGACCGCCGGCGTCGGGTCGGCCGCGAAGGCCGCGCCGTTGATCGCGCCGATCGACGTGCCGACGATCACGTCGGGGCGGATCCCCGCCTCGACGAGCGCCTGCAGCATGCCGATCTCGACCGCGCCGCGCACGCCGCCGCCTCCCAGCACGAATCCCACCGTCATGGTCTCGACTCTTCCACGCGACCCGGCCAACCGCCAGAAGACGCCCCATGCACCACGCACGGATCGCATGACGACGCGCCAGCGTGTCGCCCGCCACTGTCGGCGTGTCGCCGGGGTGTCGAATCAGAATCCGTGCGGAGCGCATGGTGAGCGAGGCGGCGGCGGGGCCAATGGCATCACCCGTCCCCCGCCGGGTCGCCTCCGAACACCAGACATGATCACGCTCCTCATCGTCGGGCTCGTGTCCGGCATCATCACCGCGGTCAGCCCCTGCGTGCTGCCGGTCCTGCCAGCCATCCTCACCAGCGCGATCCAGGACGGGGCGGCCTCGAAGCGGCGCCCGATCGTCGTGGTCGCGGGGCTCGTCACGAGCTTCGCGGTGTTCACGCTGCTCGGCGGGATCCTGCTCTCGAGCCTCGGCCTGCCCGACGATCTGCTGCGGTGGATCGGCATCGTCGTGCTCGCGATCGTCGGCCTGGGCCTCGCGGTCCCCGCCGTCGGCCACATCCTCGAGCGCCCGTTCCAGAACACGCGCATCCCCACGCTCAACCGCGACGGCAACGGCTACGTCATGGGCCTCGCACTGGGCCTGGTCTTCGTCCCGTGCGCGGGACCCATCCTCGCGGCGATCACCGTGCTCGCCGCGACCAACGGGGTCAGCTGGGGGCTCGTCGTCCTCACGCTCGCGTTCTCGGCAGGCATCGCGATCCCGCTGCTGGTCTTCGGCCTCGCGGGTCAGGCGATCGGCTCGCGCACGAAGTGGGTGCGCACCCGCCTGCAGGGGATCCGGATCGCCTCGGGCGTCGTCCTCATGCTCACCGCAGTCGTGATCGCGACGAACATCGCGGAGCCGCTCCAGCGCTCCGTGCCAGGATTCCTCGCGAGCATCCAGGAGCGCGTCGAGAACAACGACGCGGTCCAGGACGAGCTTGACGAGCTCACGGGCAGGGACGATGCGGCAGCCGCCTCGGGCGATTCGCTCACCTTCGACCAGTGCGAGGAGGACGCGACGATCCTGCAGGACTGCGGCGAGGCGCGCGGCTTCGAGGGCATCGAGGCGTGGCTCAATACCGACGACGGCGCCGAGCCGGACCTCGAGGGCAAGGTGGTCCTGGTCGACTTCTGGACCTACTCGTGCATCAACTGCCAGCGCACGTTCCCCTACCTGACCGGCTGGTACGAGAAGTACGCGGACCAGGGACTCGAGATCGTCGGAGTCCACTCCCCCGAGTTCGCGTTCGAGAAGGTCGAGTCCAACGTGGTCGACGCGACCGAG comes from the Demequina sp. NBRC 110054 genome and includes:
- a CDS encoding patatin-like phospholipase family protein translates to MTVGFVLGGGGVRGAVEIGMLQALVEAGIRPDVIVGTSIGAINGAAFAADPTPAVIERLTDAWGSPAASAVYGDSWARQLQRLATSRIHLNDPEPLRELIAAMVGEDARFEDLEIPLAVCAASIERAAEQWFDSGPLISAVLASASVPAALPPTYLNGEHYVDGGLVNSIPLGEAIARGATQVYVLQVGRIEEPLTAPRRPSDVAKVSFEIARRHRFARERAQIPDGVTVHVLPYGGPHPLDSKPGSYRRMDATHARIAAAYEASAAYLALDGER
- a CDS encoding CDP-alcohol phosphatidyltransferase family protein, whose translation is MSSRGGRGVGLADALSFARVPLGVALAAAAIAAPQAQTMLVTLFALGVATDALDGWWARRSGTASDRGARLDSLADAVFTVATVVALLVAVSWPIAPWVWWAVVAVTAARLAVVAATWTRFRVVSIIHTRLNRATGVAVAIAAGAALATGTMPVWALVVAGLVSVAASTEELGIVRTAETYDRDTRSWRDLRAPHVSEDSA
- a CDS encoding MFS transporter, coding for MSATTRTLEMAALDELLHSDEPAHPAATEAYDPEPTTVAIPVTGVIDAVVVDEPEPGARSLAALTLSPRRAKTALMVLAGAAFAAGVNEGAIVALTPAIADDLGIAVAQVGLLATAFALTVVVAAVPLTMLAGRLSKRTTLTATFAVWTTGVVIAATAHSFAQLAAGRMVTAAAHGLFWGVVAPTAASLFAPHLRAMTVTRVMVGASVAGVIGTPLVTVVGETVGWHEPFWALAVLGLALVVALPLVLPGPVKDEHEDDDEGVDPPPVHHTIGDVPSLKHFLRVLVVTFGMQIGMAITWTYIVAYYTGAAGLPPGAVPLLFSLGGMVGVAATLLISPFLARHAVQTVGLGILGVVLAYVLYALAQPWSAVLGQVSVSAGWAVLVAGLLNWAMRHTPWRTDIGSSLYMVTANVGAAVGPLIGAVIVSTFGIRWLPIVSLAFSGAALVALATVDAQVVARLAVPRQVRMALERQQELRDKRREWRRRTEAPTHRPVAAQWAVGQHAAEQPGAERRSKMASAWNRPLVGARLARPTPHWPSARTARVGRRSTVEQKRALAQAAALSAQQEAIAAEAVRLAAEEHVAASDAVLAEHAPAPGDHDSQADAVQAPEMTPGEAKAESYAESYAEEQIAALQALDPYRSED
- a CDS encoding helix-turn-helix domain-containing protein; this translates as MDPRRSRLLLHPVRIRVSLVLAQSEMNVKQLAKVLDDVPQASLYRAVAELLDGGIIEVTREERRGGAIERYFRANEQESLISRQDLGTLGPAEFVAGIEGLNRMLAADASRYISSEGFDWVGDFTRISRNIGYFDDEERGEVQALVNELIERFAKAAEYRPGTKPTLLNVSAFPYVAGEHHEDEAAEQPETADAHA
- a CDS encoding MFS transporter, whose amino-acid sequence is MSSNTRTLELPGLDALLAHAPDARPGPAGPHEHEPTTAAIPVLGGTEAVVIDEPERAHRSLAALTLSPRRAKLALLVLAAGAFATGANEASIIALSPAIASGLGVPVAQVGLLATAFALTVVIAAVPLTLLTARLAPRTTLTATLALWTTGVTIAATAGTFVQLAGGRIVSAAAHALFWALVAPTAANLFAPHLRAMTVTRIMVGGAAAGVIGTPLVTIAGERIGWQAPYWAFAAIGVVLAIALALTLPGPVKDDSAEPDDEPPAAEHTRGDVPSMAHFLRVLAVTFTVQVAMSSTWTYIASYFGEVAGMPSSTLPALFALGGVIGVASTLAIGPLLARRAVHSVGLGIIGIGLAWVLLATGTVWGAVGGQIFQAAGWAVLVAALLNWAMRHTPWRTDVGASTFMVTANSGAALGPVLGGIVLASMGLAALPLLSLVLTGVAATIIATVDPKVLRRLGVARSVRTALERSQQLRAKREEWSRRTGSTAPRPVAAAWAVGQNAARHAGQGARTLTQGAVAASRATANATAKAGVKAGEATRSAAYLHIASLQALDPYREDPYGNRPYGNDPYDGEPFRDES
- a CDS encoding 1-acyl-sn-glycerol-3-phosphate acyltransferase; this encodes MSAAGRFRLPPIWVRRMVIAPALVFVAIAVLPVTVILLAVVAGVVSWALPGRLRLTRVFAMAVFYLMWEAFALVCLFLLWVGSGFGLLLKRPGFQQAHYTLTSRLLALLFWQVRWTLRLEIVHEDEDLYGAAEGRPVIVVSRHAGPGDSFVIVEALLNHYSRDPMIVLKDTLQWDPAIDVLLHRIPSRFVTPRRHRRAGSPGGSEAVGQLAAGMDDDDAVLIFPEGANVTSRRRESRIRSLRAAGHDALADRAEAMPNVMPPHVGGVMAAMEASPDAAVIVVAHTGLEDLSTIKDVWRELPIDKRITMKGWTAMPEEIPADAEERTTWLFDWWERVDGWISSKEDEVSDAAGKGRLVPGRMKLLDRQARIDWALVGVQALLFLGVGFWPGSWSPDVPGAPLAGLAVVVVGSVGLAVSGYHLGRALTPLPTPNGTGLIAKGLYRWMRHPLYTAVVVICAGVAIARGEVVVWALVGALAVFFEFKTRLEESYLLREYDGYADYASRTGKFVPGLGRIR
- a CDS encoding DUF885 family protein, yielding MSQLQRIADDLYDHATSSNPTGLLWDGKLDHLSEWTDVSPEARAESSRRYDEIASAAEALEIDDDPAQRALRDVVATTARSNALLAIWEPELLSVTPRMGVLEDIMSFATMFPLATAAHGEDYLTKLTRMPAMLDQLMDVAEAAADEGRVALRSHLIGTAETAETYLATQAGPAERLCGQAPPTELDAAQADAWRERLVAIVRDEVRPGLAAYAARLRALAERGRPDDRPGLCHLDGGLDVYRKQIWGTLLLDRTPDELHALGLAQVARLEQEYRELAGPLVGTDDVAEIYARLRDDPSLRYSSAETLIADATEALARADAASHEWFHTLPQSRCTANATDFGAMGYYSAPDPETGKQPAFYVKTSDPSAWSTYELEGLTFHEAVPGHHLQVALAAEDESLHRVQREFFNTAYVEGWALYAERLADEMGLYSTPMSRVGMLLNDSMRACRLVVDTGLHAFGWTREQAIQYMVDHSPIDRAHVEQEVDRYIALPGQALAYMVGRLEIQAIRAEAEKAADFDIRDFHDRVLRYGAVPLTTLRTQVLEG